Genomic window (Haloarcula limicola):
CGCTTCGGCGACCGAGACGTTCGTGGCCGAGGCGGAGAACGACGTTCGAGTCGTCCCCGGAAAGTGCGTGCGAGAGCTGCGCCCGGCCGTCGAGTGGGACAAGGGCGCGGCGATGGAGCTGCTGGCCGAGGCCGCATCCGACGGGTACCGACCGCTGTATATCGGCGACGACACGACCGACGAGGACGGCTTCCGGGCGGTGCAACCCGACGGCGTCGCCGCGAAGGTCGGTACCGTCGCCGAGACGGGGACGGCGGCGGACTTCGAGCTACGCGAACAGGCGGCGGTGCCGCGGCTGCTCGACTGGCTGTCCGAGTACGCCGACGAGCGGTGGACGAGTGAGCGGCATGACAGCCCGTCGAGGCAGCAGTTGCGCGCGGACGACCTTCGGGACACGGAAGACGAGTTCGTCGTCCGGAACGAGTAATCCGGAACGTCGGACAGCTGCGCGAGCTACGGAGACCGATCCGCCGCGTCGCTTTCGAGGTGTCTGCTCGTCCACTTCTGAATCGGGTCGTCGGTCTCGGTCATCCACTCGTCCAGTAGCCCTCGCAGTCGGTCCCGCTCGGACTCGTACTCGGGGTGGTCGACGAGGTTCTGCAGTTCGTGCGGGTCCCGCTCGAGGTCGTACAGCTCGTCGACATCGGGGGCGTTGAACACGTACTTGTAGCGCCGGGTCCGCACCATCCGCTGGGAGTAAAGTCCCATCTCGTCGCCGTGGTACTCGGCGAAGATGGCTTCCCGCCGGCCGTTCTCGGGGTCGTCGAGGAGCGGCCACAGGCTCCGGGCGTCGACGCCGTCGGGTTCTGCCACGCCGGCCGAGTCCAGGAACGTCGGCATGAGGTCCATCAGCGAGACGAGGGCGTCGCACTCCCGGCCCGCCTCGACGCCCGGCCCGCGCATCACGAGCGGAATCCGATACGTGTCCTCGTACATGAGCGGCCCCTTGTTGAACTGGCGGTGGTTTCCCGTGAAGTCGCCGTGGTCAGAGGCGTGGACGACGAGGAGGTCGTCGCGGAGTCCGTATTCGTCGACCGCGTCGAGGATCCGGCCGATCTGGTCGTCGATGAGGTCGACGAACCCGAAGTACATGGAGACGGCCTCGGCCCACTCGTCCCACGTCAGGTGGTCGACGCCGCGGTATTCGAGGTAGTTCTCCTGTACCTGTGGCTTGCCCGCGAACGTCTCCTGATAGGACGGCCAGCGCTCGATGTCGTCGGGGTCGTACTTCGACGCGTACGGTTCCGGGACGACGTAGGGGTGGTGCGGTCCGACGAAGTCCGACCGGTGGAAGAAGGGGTCGTCCTCCTCGGCGGCCCCCTCCAGTCGGTCGATGGTTCGCTCGGCGATGTAGTACGAACGGGTCGCCTCGACCGGAATCGAGGTTCGGGCGGAAATGAGGGCCTCTTCGCCGTCGCCGTGTCGGTTGTAGAGGGCGTCTTCGAGTTCGATATCGTCCGGATCGACGCCGAGTTCTTCCCGGTGCGAGCGAAGACCCTTCTCCAGGTGCCCGTCGTGAGCGTCGCTCGCTCCCATGTAGTCGAATCCGAAGTCCGCGGGCGTGGCGTCTCTCCCGACGTGCCACTTTCCCAAGTAGGAATTATTGTAGCCCGCGTCCCGGAGCAGCGTCCCGAACGTCGGGATCGATGTCGAGAGGTCCGTCTGAATGGCGTCCTGTTCGTGGACGTTGTTGAGTAGCCCGTGGTTGTGCGGATAGCGCCCCGTCAGCAGCGACGCCCGCGCGCTGCTGCAGATGCTGATGGGCGTGTACGCGTGGGTGAAGCGCACGCCGTCGGCGGAGAGTCGGTCGAGCGCCGCGGTATCGACCGGGGGGCCGGTCGGTGTCGCGACGTCGTACCGCTCCTGATCTGTCAGGAGGAGGAGGACGTCGTCCGGAGTGTCGTGTCGTGGCATCGCTCGGATAAATGAACTCCGCGGGCGCTTCATCAAGCTTGTTGAGTTGCCCGTACAGGTCACTGGGGTGACGTATCGTGCCGAGAGACCTCACCGGAGATGTTGCGCCGAAAGCGTCGACCGCGGTTACAGATATCCGAGGTCGGCGAGTCGCTGCTCGGTCGACTGCTCGACGGAGACGGTCTCCGTCTCAGTTCGCTCCGTCTGTTCGAAGGACGCGAGCCACGAGTCCAGTGACGCTTCGAGGTCGCTCGCGCGCTCGGTCGCCTCGCCCGAGATATCGGTCGTCTCGCCGGGGTCGGCGGCGACCTCGTAGAGCTCCTCGTCGCCGTCCGAACAGCGGACGTACTTGTGGGTCTCCGTCCGGACCGCCTTGATCGACCGCTGGAGGTCGTAGATGCGCTCGGGGATCTCGTCGAATCGCTCTTCGAGCTTCTCTATCGGCGGTCGAGGTGCCGCGTACTCGGCGAACGCCTTCGACCGCGGGTCGGTGTCGGCCGACGGGTGGAACGACCGGCCCTGGAACTCCTCGCGCGCGTCCGGCGCCTCGATACCGGCCGCGTCAAGCAGCGTCGGCGCGAGGTCCAGCGTCTGCACCATCCGCTCGCCCGTGACGGCGTCGTCGTCGAACCGGCCGCCGCTGAGGACGAGCGGGACGTGAAGCACCGTATCGTACAGCGAGTACTGGTGGCCGAGGAACCCGTGTTCCCCGATGTTCTCGCCGTGGTCGCTCGTGACCGCCATCACCGTCTCGTCCCGCTCGCCCGTCGCTTCGAGCGCGTCGACGACCGTTCCGAGCTGGTCGTCCATGTACGCGATCTCCGCGCGGTACAGTCGCCGCAGGACGGCCAGTTCCTCCGTCGAGAGGTCGAACTCGCCGACGTCGAACTCCCGGGGGCCCTGTGGGATCGCCATCGCCTCCTCGTAGGACCAGCCCTCGGGGAGGAACCGCTCGGCGTACGCCTCCGGCGGTCGGTACTCAAGGTGCGGTTCGATACAGTTGACGAACAGGAAGAACGGCCGAGTCCGGTTACGCGTCTGCAGCCACTCTCGCACCCACTCGATCGACCGCTCCGCGCCCTTGTCGCGCTCCGCCTCCGAGTCGCGGGAGAGGCAGCCCGAGAGCGCCTCCGTGAAGGAGAATCCGGGACCGTCGGACCCGGATGGGTTTCGGAGCAGGTCGCCGAGCGTCTCGCGGTCCCGCCACGACCCCTCGCGGGCGTGGAACGTCTCGAAGCCCCGGGAGAAGCCGAACTCCTCGGTGATCCAGACGTTGTTCGAGACGCCGACCGTCTCGTAGCCCGCGTCGCCGAACAGCTCCGCGACGGTCGGCAGCTCCCGGTCGAGTCGCGTCCGGTCCCCGTTCGCGCGGTGTTTCGACGGATAGGTTCCCGTGAACAGCGACCCGTGAGACGGGAGCGTCCAGGGTGCCGCGGAGAACGCCTGTCCGTATTCGGTCCCCTCGTCGGCGAGTGCCGCTCTGGTCGGCGACACGTCGGCGTCCGCCGGGACCGTATCTAGCGCTCGCGTCGTGTCCATGACGAACACGACCACGTTCGGACGGGACTCTACCCGCCCGTCGTTCGAGTGGGCACTCATCGAGATCCCTCCCGACGGCGTCCCAAGCCGGAGATTGCTTCGGTGAACACGTCGGACAAACGACCGATAGTTCTATCGTGCTACTGCCTGCCTATGCGCGGTCTGTCCGTCCCAGTATTCGGTGTAATAAAGGGAATAGCCACGGAACGGCGCCGAATCCCCGTTCGAGAGGCCGAAGTCCCGCTCCCGGAACGCTCCCAAGTATTCGCCTCGCAAGCCGCAGTTTTTGTGGGTAAATGCGCGAATTATTCCGCCGCACCCGCACAGAGATTATCCGTTCGAGCGCGCGGAGCGTCGACCGGCGGCGACGCCGAATCCGAAAAGCGCGAGCGCTACGAGCGCCGTCAGCGCCGGTCGATCGGCGGCCGCGGCGAACGCCGCTTCGAAGACCGATTCCCGGCGGCCGTAGTAGACGAGCGCCCCCGTGGCGGCGTAGAACCCGGCCGTGCCGATCGTCGTGAAGACGCCGAAGCGCGCCGGGCTCATCTCGGCGAACCCCGCCGGGATGGAGATGACGGACCGGAGGACGGGGAGAAACCGACCCCAGAGCACCGACGACTCCCCCCACCTTCGGAACCACGCCTTTCCCCGGTCGATCCGCTCGTCCGAGACGCTGATCGGCCCGCGCAGCCAGTCGCGCGCGCCGACTCGGGGGCTGTAACAGACGTAGAACGGGAGGAACGCGCCGACCGTCCCGCCGACGGTGGCCGCAAGCACGAAGACGAGTAGCGACGTCGGGCCGGTCACCAGCAGCGCGGCGGCCGCCGGAACGACGACTTCGCTCGGGAGAAACGGGAAGAGCATCGACGTCTCTAAGAAGGTGAACAGACACAGCGCCAGCGGGCCGTAGAGCCGGAGGAGATCTAATGCTACGGCAGTCGCGTCGACCATACGAGCGGTTGGCGACGGTGCCGTAACACGCTTCTGCCCGCGAGTCGCGAGACCGCCGGGGGAGTACGCAGAAGCGGGGGGAGCCGCGGCGTATTCAAACTCCCGCCCCGTTAGTGAGAGCATGGACGTGTTCGTCTACGGGACGCTCGTGCAGGCGCAGACGGCCGCTGCGGTGCTCGACGAGTTCGAGTATCTCGGCCCGGCCACCGTTACCGGTCTGCACCGCGTCGAAGGTCGGTATCCGACGCTCGCTCCGGGCGGGTCGGTTAGCGGTCGACTGTTACGCACCGCCGAGCGAGACGCGCTCGACCGGTACGAGGGCGTCGACTCGAACCTGTACGTCCGCTGTACGCTCCCGGTCGAGACGGGCGAGACGGATGAGACGGACGAAGCGGACGGGGCGAGCGACACCGTCGAGTGTTATCTGGGAGACCCCGCCCCGCTCGACGCGCCCGTCGAGTGGCCGGGCGACGGCACCTTCGAGGAACGAGTCCGGCGCTACTGCCGAGACGAGCGCGTCGTCGTCAGGCGAGAGTGATCACGACCGGTCTCTCACGGACGGCAAGACGCGCCGGGCGAGAAACCCAGCGCGGTCGGGGTGGGCTGCCCCGAAACGATGGGCGGACACGCATGAGAATTCAAGGTGTCCGCGATAGAACCTCGTTTTTAAACGTACAAAATTCTTTGGAATAGTATCAGCTATAATAAGCGCGTGCGCCTGCAGAGGAGAGCCATCGAGAGGAGAGTTCAGCCCGATTCGCGGTCGGTCGCACCGGCCGATGAATTGGAATCGTGACCCGCCGGCTGGCACAATTGATTTACTCCGCGACACCGACGAGCAGGCAATGGGCGGCGACGGACGCAGACAGTCGAAAGTCGAACGGCTCGTCGAGGCCTACGACCTCGGCAGTATCGGGGCCGACCTCGAAGCCGCGTGGCTCGGCGAGGGCCGTGAGCGCCGGAGCCTCCGCGAGTTGGCCGACCGATTCAACCAGGCGCTGTTGATGGGGGCGCTGAGAGAGAGCGAGATGAGCGTCGTCGACGGCGAGCCGGAGAACTTCTACCGGCTCCTGACCGACGACGACGTGAGCGCGGGCCAGCGAGTCGAGGCGCGGAACCGGCTCGAGCGCAACGGCATCGACGTCGACGGGTTAGCGGAGGACTTCGTCACATATCAGGCCGTCCGTCACTACCTCACGGAAGTCCGGGGTGTGACGTACGAACAGCCGAACGAGGGCGAGCGGGTCGAACGCGAGCGCGACAGTATCGACCGGCTCCAGGCCCGGGTCGAGACCGTCGTTCGAGACACGATAGACCGCCTGCGAAACGCGGGAACGCTCTCGATCGGCGACTATCGCGTGTTCGTCGGCGTCGACGTCCTCTGTCGGGACTGCGGCGGCCAGTTCGGGATCGGCGAGTTGCTCGCCGAGGGCGGCTGTGACTGCGAGTAGCGAACGCGATCTCGATACGGCTCGGTTTTAGATGTCCGTGACCCGGGGATACTCCTCGGAGAGCGCCCGCGCGTCCTCCGGCAGCAGCGCGACCACGAGATACGTCGGGTACGCCGCGAAGTACTCGACGAGCGACGCGATGCGTTCGGCGTCGATGGCTTCGAGCGAGTCCAACAGCATGAACGGCACCGTCTCGTGGACGTCGTGGACGAGGTAGCCGGCCAGCGCGAACACCAGCCCCGTCACCTCACGTTCGCTCTCGCTGAGGTGGGCGACCCTGTCCTCGTACACCGTCCCGCCCTCCGAGCTCCGGACGACGTGTAGCTCGAAGGTCGAGCCCTCGACGACGTCGTCGGCTTCGACGGTCTCGACGGTGCCGCCCGGCGTGTCCACCCGTTCGAGCCAGATGCGCTCGACGTTGTCGTAATCGAGCAGCGCCAGCAGATCCGCCATCCGCTCGTTGAACTGCTCGGTCGCCTCGGCCTCCAGCGTGTCGACGCGGGTCCGCAGGTCGATGAGCTCCTCGACGACGTCCTCGCGGCGGGCGAGCAGCGCGTCGTCGCGTCTGATCTCCGCTTCCATCTCCTCGATCTCCTCGTTCACGTCGTCGTACTCCGATTCGAGGGCGTCCAGTTCGAACTCCAGTTCGTTCGCCTCGGCGTGGAGTTCCAGTACCTCGTCGAACTCGTCGGAGCGCAGTTCGGCGACCTCGTCTTCGAGCTCGGCGATGCGCGAGGAGAGGTTGTCGCGGCGTTCGCGGAGGTCCGCCACCGCGGACTGGCGGCGCTCGATCTCCTCGTCCACGTCGTCGATGGTCTCGTCGAGTTCCCGCTGCCGTTCGAGCGTCTCCTGGATGTCGTCGCGCCTGTCGGTGAGGTCGTCCAGTTCGTCCTCGATAGCGTCCACGTCCGAGAGCGTCTCCTGTCGGTGCTCTCGCATGCTCGAGAGCGTCGACTCGATGCGCTCGCGTTTCACCTGCGACCCGCAGGTCCAGCAGGTGGTCTTCGACCCCTGGTACAGCTGGTCGGTGATGTCGCCGACGCTCTCGGGCTTCCGCTTGATGGCGTCGGTGATCTGTGTGTGTTCGCCCGCGAGCAGCTCCTCGTTGAACCCGATGACGTTCTGCAGCCGCGTCGTGTACTGCGAGAGTTCGCGCTTGCGTTCGCGGCGGCGAGTGATCTCCGATTCGAGGTCGGTCAGCCGATCCTCGGGGGCGTCGGCGAGGCCGGCGCGTTCGGCCGCGAGCCGTCCGCGCTCCTCCCGCAGGGCCGCGATGCTCTCCTGTTCGGACTGGACGTCCTCCCGGACGCGCCGGCGTTCGGCCCGCGTCGCCTGCAACTCGTCCAGCGTCGCTTCGAGTTCGTCTCGGCTCTGCCGCGTGACGTCGACGTCTAAGTCCCGTTCCTCGATCCGCTCTTCGACGGACCGGAGGTCGCTTCGGACGTCCTCGATCTCGGTCTGCAGTTCGCTCCGTCGCCCTTCGAGTTCCGGCAGCTCGCGCTTGAGCGACTCGATGCGGTCGAGGTCGTCGTCGATGGCCTCCTTGCGCTGTTCGGCGTCGCGTATCTCCCGGCGGAGCGTCGCCACGTCGACCGGGCGCATGATGATGTCCCGGAGGTCGTCGCCGCGTACGACGGCGCGACGGGCCTCGTTGTCTTCGAGCAGGAACGCGAATAGGTTCGCCAGCGTCGGGTCGGCGAGGATTCCCGATCCCGACCCGACGATACCGTCCTCGGTTCTGGAGAGGGTTCTCGCGTACGTCTCCTCGCCCAGTTCGAGTTCGACGCGACCGCGGTCGGCGTCGCCCTTCACGCTCGTCCAGTCGCTCCCGTGGGCGGC
Coding sequences:
- a CDS encoding sulfatase-like hydrolase/transferase — protein: MPRHDTPDDVLLLLTDQERYDVATPTGPPVDTAALDRLSADGVRFTHAYTPISICSSARASLLTGRYPHNHGLLNNVHEQDAIQTDLSTSIPTFGTLLRDAGYNNSYLGKWHVGRDATPADFGFDYMGASDAHDGHLEKGLRSHREELGVDPDDIELEDALYNRHGDGEEALISARTSIPVEATRSYYIAERTIDRLEGAAEEDDPFFHRSDFVGPHHPYVVPEPYASKYDPDDIERWPSYQETFAGKPQVQENYLEYRGVDHLTWDEWAEAVSMYFGFVDLIDDQIGRILDAVDEYGLRDDLLVVHASDHGDFTGNHRQFNKGPLMYEDTYRIPLVMRGPGVEAGRECDALVSLMDLMPTFLDSAGVAEPDGVDARSLWPLLDDPENGRREAIFAEYHGDEMGLYSQRMVRTRRYKYVFNAPDVDELYDLERDPHELQNLVDHPEYESERDRLRGLLDEWMTETDDPIQKWTSRHLESDAADRSP
- a CDS encoding DedA family protein, whose product is MVDATAVALDLLRLYGPLALCLFTFLETSMLFPFLPSEVVVPAAAALLVTGPTSLLVFVLAATVGGTVGAFLPFYVCYSPRVGARDWLRGPISVSDERIDRGKAWFRRWGESSVLWGRFLPVLRSVISIPAGFAEMSPARFGVFTTIGTAGFYAATGALVYYGRRESVFEAAFAAAADRPALTALVALALFGFGVAAGRRSARSNG
- a CDS encoding gamma-glutamylcyclotransferase family protein, producing MDVFVYGTLVQAQTAAAVLDEFEYLGPATVTGLHRVEGRYPTLAPGGSVSGRLLRTAERDALDRYEGVDSNLYVRCTLPVETGETDETDEADGASDTVECYLGDPAPLDAPVEWPGDGTFEERVRRYCRDERVVVRRE
- the rdfA gene encoding rod-determining factor RdfA, with the translated sequence MGGDGRRQSKVERLVEAYDLGSIGADLEAAWLGEGRERRSLRELADRFNQALLMGALRESEMSVVDGEPENFYRLLTDDDVSAGQRVEARNRLERNGIDVDGLAEDFVTYQAVRHYLTEVRGVTYEQPNEGERVERERDSIDRLQARVETVVRDTIDRLRNAGTLSIGDYRVFVGVDVLCRDCGGQFGIGELLAEGGCDCE
- a CDS encoding archaea-specific SMC-related protein, whose protein sequence is MDPATAAGDRATFTVEDVGGIDSTTVELAPGVTVLAGRNATNRTSFLQAIMAAHGSDWTSVKGDADRGRVELELGEETYARTLSRTEDGIVGSGSGILADPTLANLFAFLLEDNEARRAVVRGDDLRDIIMRPVDVATLRREIRDAEQRKEAIDDDLDRIESLKRELPELEGRRSELQTEIEDVRSDLRSVEERIEERDLDVDVTRQSRDELEATLDELQATRAERRRVREDVQSEQESIAALREERGRLAAERAGLADAPEDRLTDLESEITRRRERKRELSQYTTRLQNVIGFNEELLAGEHTQITDAIKRKPESVGDITDQLYQGSKTTCWTCGSQVKRERIESTLSSMREHRQETLSDVDAIEDELDDLTDRRDDIQETLERQRELDETIDDVDEEIERRQSAVADLRERRDNLSSRIAELEDEVAELRSDEFDEVLELHAEANELEFELDALESEYDDVNEEIEEMEAEIRRDDALLARREDVVEELIDLRTRVDTLEAEATEQFNERMADLLALLDYDNVERIWLERVDTPGGTVETVEADDVVEGSTFELHVVRSSEGGTVYEDRVAHLSESEREVTGLVFALAGYLVHDVHETVPFMLLDSLEAIDAERIASLVEYFAAYPTYLVVALLPEDARALSEEYPRVTDI
- a CDS encoding sulfatase, coding for MSAHSNDGRVESRPNVVVFVMDTTRALDTVPADADVSPTRAALADEGTEYGQAFSAAPWTLPSHGSLFTGTYPSKHRANGDRTRLDRELPTVAELFGDAGYETVGVSNNVWITEEFGFSRGFETFHAREGSWRDRETLGDLLRNPSGSDGPGFSFTEALSGCLSRDSEAERDKGAERSIEWVREWLQTRNRTRPFFLFVNCIEPHLEYRPPEAYAERFLPEGWSYEEAMAIPQGPREFDVGEFDLSTEELAVLRRLYRAEIAYMDDQLGTVVDALEATGERDETVMAVTSDHGENIGEHGFLGHQYSLYDTVLHVPLVLSGGRFDDDAVTGERMVQTLDLAPTLLDAAGIEAPDAREEFQGRSFHPSADTDPRSKAFAEYAAPRPPIEKLEERFDEIPERIYDLQRSIKAVRTETHKYVRCSDGDEELYEVAADPGETTDISGEATERASDLEASLDSWLASFEQTERTETETVSVEQSTEQRLADLGYL